One window from the genome of Pseudomonas frederiksbergensis encodes:
- a CDS encoding sigma-54 dependent transcriptional regulator has protein sequence MNTRSRQRILIVDDEPDIRELLEMTLGRMKLDTRSAKNLAEAQSTLAGEAFDLCLTDMRLPDGTGLELVKHIQQCYPQLPVAMITAYGSLEVAIDALKAGAFDFLTKPVDLARLRELVGSALRLSPGTTPTATVERCLLGDSPPMRSVRNHIEKLARSQAPVYISGESGCGKELVARLIHEQGPRASQHFVPVNCGAIPTELMESEFFGHRKGSFTGAIEDKPGLFQAAHGGTLFLDEVADLPLTMQVKLLRAIQEKAVRAVGGQQEEIVDVRILCATHKDLDAEVAAGRFRQDLYYRLNVIELRVPPLRERREDIEPLANHMLQRLAAGTGNPAATLHPQALEALRNYRFPGNVRELENMLERAYTLCEHHQIEADDLRLAESNAAGDLANPDLVRVDNLEDYLEDVERKVILQALEETRWNRTAAAQRLKLSFRSMRYRLKKLGLD, from the coding sequence TTGAATACACGCTCACGGCAACGAATCCTGATCGTCGATGACGAGCCGGACATCCGCGAACTCCTGGAAATGACCCTGGGACGGATGAAACTCGACACCCGCAGCGCCAAGAACCTGGCCGAGGCGCAATCGACGCTGGCGGGCGAAGCCTTCGACCTGTGCCTGACCGACATGCGCCTGCCCGATGGCACCGGCCTGGAGCTGGTCAAACACATCCAGCAATGTTATCCCCAACTGCCCGTGGCGATGATCACCGCCTACGGCAGCCTGGAAGTCGCCATCGATGCCCTCAAGGCCGGCGCCTTCGATTTCCTGACCAAGCCCGTCGACCTGGCCCGCCTGCGCGAACTCGTCGGCAGCGCCCTGCGCCTGTCACCGGGCACCACGCCCACCGCGACCGTAGAGCGCTGCCTGCTGGGCGACTCGCCACCGATGCGCAGCGTGCGCAACCACATCGAAAAACTGGCCCGCAGCCAGGCACCGGTATACATCAGTGGTGAGTCGGGATGCGGCAAGGAACTGGTCGCCCGCCTGATCCACGAACAAGGCCCGCGGGCCAGCCAGCACTTCGTGCCCGTCAACTGCGGGGCGATTCCCACGGAGCTGATGGAAAGCGAATTTTTTGGCCACCGCAAAGGCAGTTTTACCGGCGCCATCGAAGACAAACCCGGACTGTTCCAGGCCGCCCACGGCGGAACGCTATTTCTCGACGAAGTGGCGGACCTGCCGCTGACGATGCAGGTCAAGCTCTTGCGGGCCATCCAGGAAAAAGCCGTGCGCGCCGTTGGGGGGCAGCAGGAAGAAATAGTGGACGTACGTATTCTCTGCGCCACCCATAAAGACCTGGACGCCGAAGTCGCCGCCGGGCGCTTTCGCCAGGATCTGTATTACCGACTGAACGTCATCGAGCTGCGCGTCCCGCCCCTGCGCGAACGCCGTGAAGACATCGAACCACTGGCCAACCACATGCTCCAGCGCCTCGCCGCCGGCACCGGCAATCCTGCGGCGACGCTGCATCCACAGGCGCTCGAGGCCCTGCGCAACTATCGCTTTCCGGGCAACGTGCGAGAACTGGAGAACATGCTCGAACGAGCCTATACCCTTTGCGAACACCATCAGATCGAGGCTGACGACTTGCGGCTTGCCGAAAGCAACGCTGCTGGTGACCTGGCGAATCCCGATCTGGTGCGGGTCGATAACCTGGAAGACTATCTGGAAGATGTCGAGCGCAAGGTTATCCTCCAGGCGCTTGAGGAAACCCGCTGGAATCGCACGGCGGCGGCACAACGATTGAAGTTGTCGTTTCGGTCGATGCGATATCGGTTGAAGAAGTTGGGGTTGGATTGA
- a CDS encoding PP0621 family protein translates to MLRLLFWIVLIAAAIWLWRKFKGASSAPNSPREQDAPPMVRCAHCGVHLPRDRALALEQQWYCSQAHLEQGPGTRDR, encoded by the coding sequence ATGCTTCGTCTATTGTTCTGGATCGTATTGATTGCCGCCGCGATATGGCTGTGGCGCAAGTTCAAGGGCGCCTCTTCCGCGCCCAACTCGCCCCGCGAGCAGGATGCCCCGCCGATGGTTCGCTGCGCCCATTGCGGCGTACATCTGCCGCGGGACCGGGCGCTGGCGCTCGAGCAACAATGGTATTGCAGCCAGGCTCATCTCGAGCAAGGCCCGGGTACTCGTGATCGCTGA
- a CDS encoding two-component system sensor histidine kinase NtrB — protein MIAEAERPRVKQAQRLLRLYHLYRLSIGITLVLLISSNMDNRLLEFANDDLLRSGSWLYLILNILLVVFLENTRHPARLFGLALTDVSLLSWLFFVAGGAPSAIGNLIIVSVAIGNTLLRGRIGLLLAAVATLGIVGSTLVLGLSDSSRPSSYLQAGTLGALCFAAALLVQRLTRRLEASETLAEQRASEVLSLEALNALILQRMRTGILVLDRQRKVQLANESALNLLGMHDLIGQRIDDSSSALVERLQLWLNNPSLRPQSLTISGSGLTLQPSFIALGSQDQQQILVFLEDLAQVAQHAQQLKLASLGRLTAGIAHEIRNPLGAISHAAQLLRESEELNDADRRLTQIIQDHSQRMNRVIENVLQLSRRQQTAPQRLDLRAWLEQFVQQARESAAPHQQLHLHIAPGDYITLMDPDQLAQVLDNLLRNAWRHSAMAHERAEAWLELFIDPHSQLAALDIRDNGPGVTPDQQAHLFEPFFTTSHQGTGLGLYLSRELCESNQARLDFKPRQGGGCFRITFAHGRKQI, from the coding sequence GTGATCGCTGAGGCCGAACGCCCCCGCGTCAAACAGGCGCAGCGCCTGCTGCGTCTTTATCACCTGTACCGCCTCAGCATCGGCATCACGCTGGTGCTGTTGATCTCCAGCAACATGGACAACCGCCTGCTGGAGTTCGCCAACGACGATCTGCTGCGCAGCGGCAGCTGGTTGTACCTGATCCTGAACATCCTGTTGGTGGTATTCCTCGAAAACACCCGCCACCCCGCCCGACTGTTTGGCCTGGCACTGACCGACGTCTCGCTGTTGTCTTGGTTGTTCTTCGTCGCGGGCGGTGCTCCCAGTGCCATTGGTAACCTGATCATTGTCTCGGTGGCGATCGGCAATACTTTGCTGCGAGGCCGGATCGGCCTGTTACTCGCTGCCGTGGCCACCCTCGGCATCGTCGGCTCGACCTTGGTGCTCGGCCTCAGTGATTCGAGCCGGCCCAGCAGTTATCTGCAGGCGGGCACCCTGGGCGCCTTGTGCTTTGCCGCTGCCTTGCTGGTGCAACGCCTGACCCGACGACTGGAAGCCAGCGAAACCCTTGCCGAGCAACGGGCCAGCGAAGTGCTCAGCCTCGAAGCGCTCAACGCACTGATCTTGCAACGCATGCGCACCGGCATCCTGGTCCTGGACCGCCAACGCAAGGTACAACTGGCCAACGAAAGCGCCTTGAACCTGCTGGGTATGCATGACCTGATCGGCCAGCGGATCGATGACTCATCAAGCGCCTTGGTCGAACGACTGCAATTGTGGCTGAACAACCCCAGCCTGCGACCGCAGAGCCTGACCATCAGCGGCAGCGGCCTGACGTTGCAGCCCAGCTTCATCGCCCTGGGATCACAAGACCAGCAACAGATCCTGGTATTCCTCGAAGACCTGGCCCAGGTGGCCCAACACGCCCAGCAACTGAAGCTGGCTTCCCTCGGGCGCCTGACCGCCGGTATTGCCCATGAAATCCGCAATCCACTGGGGGCAATCAGCCACGCCGCACAATTGCTGCGTGAATCCGAGGAACTGAACGACGCGGACCGGCGTCTGACGCAGATTATTCAAGATCACTCCCAACGTATGAACCGCGTCATCGAGAATGTCCTGCAACTGTCCCGCCGCCAGCAAACCGCGCCGCAACGCCTGGACCTACGCGCCTGGCTGGAGCAATTCGTCCAACAAGCCCGGGAAAGCGCGGCGCCACACCAACAGTTGCACCTGCACATCGCCCCGGGCGACTACATCACCTTGATGGACCCCGACCAATTGGCGCAAGTGCTGGACAACCTGCTACGCAACGCCTGGCGCCACAGCGCGATGGCCCATGAACGGGCCGAAGCCTGGCTGGAGCTGTTCATCGATCCGCACAGCCAATTGGCGGCACTGGACATCCGCGACAACGGTCCCGGCGTGACGCCCGACCAGCAGGCGCACTTGTTCGAACCTTTCTTCACCACCAGCCACCAGGGCACCGGCCTTGGGCTCTATCTGTCCCGTGAGCTGTGCGAAAGCAACCAGGCCCGCCTAGACTTCAAACCACGCCAAGGCGGCGGCTGCTTTCGCATCACCTTTGCTCACGGACGGAAACAGATTTGA
- a CDS encoding outer membrane protein assembly factor BamD, whose translation MQVKHLLLIAILALTAACSSKEVVDENLSEVELYQQAQNDLDNNSYTSATAKLKALESRYPFGRYADQAQLELIYANYKNAEPEAAKSAAERFIRLHPQHPNVDYAYYLKGLTSFDQDVGLLARFLPLDMTKRDPGAARDSYNEFAQLTSRFPNSRYSPDAKQRMIYLRNLLASYEIHVADYYLTRQAYVAAANRGRYVVENFQETPSVGDGLAVMTEAYQRLHLDDLAATSLETLKLNYPDHPSLVDGQFTPRVAEADNRSWLSKATLGLIESRPPLPPGETRANQDVQRQFQDAKEAIPDELKPKDENGDTIEEEEPESESSDRSWLSYMTFGLFD comes from the coding sequence ATGCAAGTGAAACACCTGCTGCTGATCGCCATCCTCGCATTGACTGCTGCTTGCTCGTCGAAGGAAGTCGTAGACGAAAACCTGAGCGAAGTCGAACTGTACCAACAGGCGCAGAACGACCTGGACAACAACAGCTATACCAGCGCCACCGCCAAGCTCAAGGCGCTGGAGTCGCGGTATCCGTTCGGTCGCTACGCCGACCAGGCCCAGCTGGAGTTGATCTACGCCAACTACAAGAACGCCGAGCCGGAAGCTGCCAAGTCCGCCGCCGAGCGCTTCATTCGTCTGCATCCGCAGCACCCGAACGTCGATTACGCCTACTACCTCAAGGGCCTGACCTCCTTCGACCAGGACGTCGGCCTGCTGGCGCGCTTCCTGCCGCTGGACATGACCAAGCGTGACCCGGGCGCCGCGCGCGACTCCTACAACGAGTTCGCCCAGCTGACCAGCCGCTTCCCCAACAGCCGTTATTCGCCGGATGCCAAGCAGCGCATGATCTACCTGCGCAACCTGCTGGCTTCCTACGAAATCCACGTGGCTGATTACTACCTGACTCGCCAGGCCTACGTCGCCGCCGCCAACCGTGGCCGCTACGTTGTGGAAAACTTCCAGGAAACCCCATCGGTGGGCGACGGCCTGGCGGTGATGACCGAAGCCTACCAGCGCCTGCACCTGGACGACCTGGCGGCCACCAGCCTGGAAACCCTGAAGCTGAACTACCCTGACCACCCTTCCCTGGTCGACGGCCAGTTCACCCCACGCGTCGCCGAAGCCGACAACCGTTCGTGGCTGAGCAAGGCGACCCTGGGCCTGATCGAGTCCCGTCCTCCGCTGCCGCCGGGCGAAACCCGCGCCAACCAGGACGTCCAGCGTCAGTTCCAGGACGCCAAGGAAGCCATCCCGGACGAGCTCAAGCCAAAAGATGAAAATGGCGACACGATCGAGGAAGAAGAACCTGAAAGCGAGTCCAGCGACCGCTCCTGGCTCAGCTACATGACCTTCGGCCTGTTTGACTAA